A genome region from Frankineae bacterium MT45 includes the following:
- a CDS encoding poly-gamma-glutamate synthesis protein (capsule biosynthesis protein) (manually curated), which translates to MAPSRSRRSVALLAFGLLALGPLVAGCTSGAASTRSTRSPSTLQSGPTTSTPTVPSAVPSAAQTGAAQTVGRSVTVLGSGDVLIHPQLWEQAAADSTAAGKPGGYDFGPMYAGISAITRGVDLATCEMESPLAPPEGPFTGWPDFSSPPQVLTALKAVGYSSCTTASNHSIDQGEAGVTRTLNELDAAGLRHTGSARSAAEAAKPMIITTRNGVKIAQLAYAFGFNGQQLPAGKPWLANETDVPTILAAAHRAKLAGADIVVLSMHWGVEYSHTATALQQSEAAQLLASPDIDVILGDHPHVVEPFQQIHGKWVIYSMGNQISRHADPVPASREGVMPVFTFTEVAPHVWKTTRVQADVTWMQFAPAFRLIDVAQGLADPATTPAQRADLQGALTRVTGYVNAMGAGAAGLQVN; encoded by the coding sequence ATGGCGCCATCCCGGTCGCGCCGGTCCGTCGCACTCCTGGCGTTCGGCCTGCTGGCGCTCGGCCCGCTCGTCGCTGGCTGCACGAGCGGCGCGGCCTCGACGCGCAGTACCCGATCACCCTCCACTCTTCAGTCGGGCCCAACCACCTCAACTCCCACCGTCCCGTCGGCGGTTCCGTCCGCTGCGCAAACGGGAGCAGCGCAGACGGTCGGGCGGAGCGTCACCGTGCTCGGCTCCGGGGACGTGCTGATTCACCCGCAACTCTGGGAGCAGGCGGCGGCCGATTCGACGGCGGCGGGGAAGCCAGGGGGCTACGACTTCGGGCCCATGTACGCGGGGATCTCCGCGATCACGCGCGGCGTCGACCTGGCCACCTGCGAGATGGAGTCACCGCTGGCTCCGCCCGAGGGCCCCTTCACCGGCTGGCCCGACTTCAGCAGCCCGCCGCAGGTGCTGACGGCACTGAAGGCGGTTGGATACTCGAGCTGCACCACCGCCTCGAATCACAGCATCGACCAGGGCGAGGCCGGGGTCACCCGCACCCTGAACGAACTGGACGCCGCCGGACTGCGCCACACCGGCAGTGCGAGGAGTGCGGCCGAGGCGGCGAAGCCGATGATCATCACGACCCGCAATGGGGTAAAGATCGCCCAACTGGCCTACGCCTTCGGCTTCAACGGCCAGCAACTCCCGGCCGGCAAGCCGTGGCTGGCCAATGAGACGGACGTGCCGACGATTCTGGCCGCGGCCCACCGAGCAAAGCTGGCCGGTGCCGACATCGTCGTGCTGAGCATGCACTGGGGCGTCGAGTACAGCCATACCGCAACGGCCTTGCAGCAGTCCGAGGCCGCGCAACTGCTCGCCTCGCCCGATATTGACGTGATCCTGGGTGATCACCCGCATGTCGTCGAGCCCTTCCAGCAGATACACGGAAAGTGGGTCATCTACAGCATGGGGAACCAGATCTCGCGCCACGCCGACCCGGTGCCGGCCAGTCGTGAGGGCGTGATGCCGGTCTTCACTTTCACGGAGGTGGCGCCGCATGTGTGGAAGACGACCAGAGTGCAGGCGGACGTCACCTGGATGCAGTTCGCGCCGGCCTTCCGCCTGATCGACGTGGCGCAGGGCCTGGCCGACCCGGCGACGACACCGGCCCAACGGGCCGATCTTCAGGGTGCGCTGACCCGCGTCACCGGCTACGTGAACGCGATGGGCGCGGGAGCGGCCGGTCTGCAGGTCAACTAG
- a CDS encoding D-alanine--D-alanine ligase, whose product MGKIRVAVIYGGRSTEHGISVVSAGSVLAALDPTRYEVIGIGIDPDGRWVLTAADQQGLQISGRTLPQVGSGASVTLAGDPTVAGLMVTEPGKAMKILDSVDVAFPVLHGRFGEDGTIQGLFEMAGIPYVGSGVFASAAGMDKEFTKKLLAAEGLQVGRYVVVRRRDLKLHGEPLAGESDAGDLSGVSELNTEEIRALGLPVFVKPARAGSSVGITKVTSWDDLLDAVVLAFTHDSKVLIEAAHAGREIECGVLEGLDGHPIASVPAEIRLVRGHDWYDFDAKYLDDACEFDVPAQLSPELTEAVQDAARRAFTALDCAGLARVDFFVGPDGPVVNEVNTMPGFTPISMFPRMWEASGVPYPQLVDMLISSALRRG is encoded by the coding sequence ATGGGAAAAATTCGCGTGGCGGTGATCTACGGCGGGCGCAGCACCGAGCACGGGATCTCGGTGGTATCGGCTGGGAGCGTGCTGGCCGCACTGGATCCGACGCGTTACGAGGTCATCGGCATCGGGATCGACCCCGACGGACGCTGGGTCCTCACCGCGGCCGATCAGCAGGGTCTGCAGATCAGCGGCCGCACGCTGCCCCAGGTCGGATCCGGCGCCTCGGTCACGCTGGCCGGTGATCCGACCGTGGCCGGTCTGATGGTGACCGAGCCGGGCAAGGCGATGAAGATCCTGGACTCGGTCGACGTCGCCTTTCCGGTGCTGCATGGACGCTTCGGTGAGGACGGGACGATCCAGGGTCTCTTCGAGATGGCCGGCATCCCCTACGTCGGTTCCGGGGTCTTCGCCAGCGCCGCCGGTATGGACAAGGAGTTCACCAAGAAACTCCTCGCGGCGGAGGGTTTGCAGGTCGGTCGCTACGTGGTCGTCCGCCGGCGCGATCTCAAACTGCACGGTGAACCGCTGGCCGGGGAGTCGGACGCGGGGGACCTCTCCGGCGTCTCCGAGCTGAACACCGAAGAGATCCGAGCCCTCGGGCTGCCCGTCTTCGTCAAGCCGGCGCGGGCCGGATCGAGCGTCGGCATCACCAAGGTGACCAGCTGGGACGACCTCCTCGACGCGGTCGTGCTCGCCTTCACCCATGACAGCAAGGTCCTCATCGAAGCCGCTCACGCCGGGCGCGAGATCGAATGCGGGGTCCTGGAGGGTCTCGACGGGCATCCGATAGCCAGCGTTCCGGCCGAGATCCGGCTGGTCCGCGGCCACGACTGGTACGACTTCGACGCCAAGTACCTCGACGACGCCTGCGAGTTCGACGTCCCGGCGCAGTTGTCGCCGGAGCTGACCGAGGCGGTCCAGGATGCCGCGCGCCGGGCCTTCACCGCCCTGGACTGCGCCGGTCTGGCCCGGGTCGACTTCTTCGTGGGCCCGGACGGGCCCGTGGTGAATGAGGTGAATACGATGCCGGGCTTCACGCCGATCTCCATGTTCCCGCGGATGTGGGAGGCCTCGGGTGTGCCCTACCCGCAGTTGGTCGACATGCTCATCAGCTCGGCGCTGCGGCGGGGCTAG
- a CDS encoding glycerol-3-phosphate dehydrogenase (NAD(P)+): MVNATVLGAGSWGTAYAKVLVDAGCDVTLWARDPRLAEEINATHENARYLAGVALPSQLRACDDYRKALSGAEIVAIAIPSQSLRANLAAWAEWIEPNSTLVSLMKGVELGTSNRMSEVIEQVTGADPSRIAVVSGPNLAGEIAREQPAATVIACTDLDRAVAVQNASANAYFRPYTNVDVIGCELGGAVKNVIALACGMAQGMGFGDNTQGSLMTRGLAETSRLGAALGADPLTFSGLAGMGDLVATCSSPLSRNRTFGERLGRGESLEQAQAATNGQVAEGVKSCRSILSLADRHGVDVPITWAVEAVCYGGLSPAGLMRAMMARTMKNELM; encoded by the coding sequence ATGGTCAATGCGACCGTTCTCGGCGCCGGTTCCTGGGGCACGGCCTACGCGAAGGTGCTGGTCGACGCCGGCTGCGACGTCACGCTCTGGGCCCGCGATCCGAGGCTGGCCGAGGAGATCAACGCGACGCATGAGAACGCGCGCTATCTGGCCGGAGTGGCCCTGCCGTCGCAGTTGCGCGCCTGTGACGACTACCGCAAGGCGCTGAGCGGGGCCGAGATCGTCGCCATCGCGATCCCGTCGCAGAGCCTGCGGGCGAACCTGGCCGCGTGGGCGGAGTGGATCGAACCCAACTCCACCCTGGTGAGCCTCATGAAGGGTGTGGAACTCGGCACCTCGAACCGGATGAGTGAGGTGATCGAGCAGGTCACCGGCGCCGATCCGAGCCGCATCGCGGTCGTCTCGGGGCCGAATCTGGCCGGCGAGATCGCCCGGGAGCAGCCGGCGGCCACGGTGATCGCCTGCACCGACCTGGATCGGGCGGTGGCCGTGCAGAATGCCAGCGCGAACGCCTACTTCCGTCCGTACACCAATGTCGACGTGATCGGCTGCGAACTGGGTGGAGCGGTGAAGAACGTCATCGCGCTGGCCTGTGGGATGGCCCAGGGGATGGGCTTCGGTGACAACACCCAGGGGTCGCTGATGACCCGTGGCCTGGCCGAGACCTCCCGGCTGGGGGCCGCCCTCGGCGCCGATCCGCTGACGTTCTCCGGGCTGGCCGGGATGGGTGACCTGGTCGCCACCTGCTCCTCACCGCTGTCGCGCAACCGTACCTTCGGTGAGCGGCTCGGACGCGGCGAGAGCCTGGAGCAGGCGCAGGCCGCGACCAACGGGCAGGTGGCCGAAGGGGTGAAGTCCTGCCGTTCGATCCTCAGCCTGGCCGACCGGCACGGTGTCGATGTTCCGATTACCTGGGCCGTGGAGGCCGTCTGCTACGGCGGCCTGAGCCCGGCCGGGCTGATGCGGGCGATGATGGCCCGCACCATGAAGAACGAGCTGATGTAG
- a CDS encoding Uncharacterized conserved protein, DUF2126 family: MAVHVAVKHRTSYQFDRPVHLGPHVIRLRPAPHSRTRIENYSLTVSPTPHFLNWQQDPFGNHLARVVFPERVTSLEVTVELVADMTVINPFDFFVEEYAEKFPFSYEPSLAADLEAYRRPVVEPSVAPAQGGHAAELGTEIGPALRKWLDDAPPIAADGVGIVQFLAALNARVAGSIAYTVRMEHGVQTPDETLEIGIGSCRDSAWLLVSALREYGLAARFVSGYLVQLAPDVPDSPDGVAPLTEDFTDLHAWAEVYLPGAGWVGMDATSGLFAGEGHIPLSATPSPAQSAPITGTVDPCLTTMEFSNEVRRVREDPRVTRPYSDRQWDDVMTVGEEVDARLAADDVRLTMGGEPTFVSVRDMESEQWSTAADGPEKRSLATELAAKMKQHYAPGGVLHHGQGKWYPGEPLPRWQIAITWRLDEVPLWRDEALLDDPWGEGVIEAKRGDSIARRFALLCARGVGIGDEFVLPAFEDRLQQLADEARLPAEDAPEFDLDPEVSLAREARREVVAELDREVTTPTAYILPLHRNETGDAWATANWQTRRGRLVLIPGTSAAGLRLPLNSITWEPPPARALDGPPPTDDLPAPEADLPPAFVTPVADAPTTALAVEVRDGHLFVFLPPLDDFDGAVELLRVLEDAAAVTGVPIVIEGYALPGDPRTRSLTVTPDPGVIEVNVQPAASWAELVEINRSLHAAAHEIGLGTEKFALDGTHTGTGGGSHITLGGPRPADSPILRRPDLLISMLTFWQHHPSLSYLFSGRFIGPTSQAPRVDEARHDYLYELEIAFAELERLGKDARPWSVDRALRHLLTDLTGNTHRAEFCIDKLFSPDSSRGRLGLLELRGFEMPPHEQMSLVQALLVRALVSRFWREPYRGDLVRWGAQLHDRFLLPAFVAADIAEVVADLNAHGIEFDLNWMTPFIEFRFPQLGAAQLGPVHLELRAAIEPWHVLGEEATGSGTARYVDSSIERVQVEVTGATPGRFEVTCNGAALPLAPLAPTSASGGTGALVAGVRFKAWAPPSGLHPTIGVHSPLIFEVIDLWTGDVVGSCTFHVVHPGGRSYDRFPVNANEAEARRSSRFVLGGSVGSERDAIAARAAKIHPGEMLYTMDLRRALGTG, from the coding sequence ATGGCCGTTCATGTCGCCGTGAAACATCGGACTTCGTATCAGTTCGATCGGCCCGTTCACCTCGGTCCGCATGTCATCCGCTTGCGTCCGGCACCGCACAGCCGCACGCGGATCGAGAACTATTCACTCACCGTCTCCCCCACGCCGCACTTCCTGAACTGGCAGCAGGACCCCTTCGGAAACCACCTGGCGCGGGTCGTGTTCCCGGAGCGGGTCACCTCGCTGGAGGTCACCGTCGAACTGGTCGCGGACATGACAGTGATCAATCCCTTCGACTTCTTCGTCGAGGAGTACGCCGAGAAGTTCCCGTTCAGCTATGAGCCTTCGCTCGCCGCCGACCTCGAGGCCTACCGTCGGCCGGTGGTCGAGCCGTCCGTCGCGCCAGCGCAGGGCGGCCACGCCGCGGAGCTGGGAACGGAGATCGGGCCGGCGCTGCGGAAGTGGCTAGACGACGCCCCACCGATCGCGGCCGACGGCGTCGGCATCGTGCAGTTCCTCGCCGCCCTCAACGCCCGGGTCGCGGGTTCGATCGCCTACACCGTGCGGATGGAGCACGGCGTCCAGACCCCGGACGAGACGCTGGAGATCGGGATCGGGTCGTGCCGGGACAGCGCATGGCTGCTGGTGTCGGCGCTACGCGAGTACGGGTTGGCCGCCCGTTTCGTCTCCGGGTACCTCGTGCAGCTGGCCCCCGACGTTCCCGACTCCCCCGACGGCGTCGCCCCACTCACCGAAGACTTCACCGATCTGCATGCCTGGGCCGAGGTGTACCTGCCGGGCGCAGGTTGGGTCGGCATGGACGCGACCTCAGGCCTCTTCGCCGGCGAGGGGCACATCCCGCTGTCGGCCACGCCGTCACCGGCCCAGTCGGCCCCCATCACCGGGACCGTCGACCCCTGCCTGACGACGATGGAGTTCAGCAACGAGGTGCGGCGCGTCCGGGAGGATCCGCGGGTCACCCGCCCGTACAGCGACCGGCAGTGGGACGACGTCATGACCGTCGGCGAGGAGGTCGACGCTCGTCTGGCCGCCGACGACGTGCGTCTGACCATGGGCGGTGAACCGACGTTCGTCTCGGTTCGCGACATGGAATCCGAGCAGTGGAGCACCGCCGCCGACGGGCCGGAGAAGCGATCGCTGGCCACCGAACTGGCGGCGAAGATGAAGCAGCACTACGCACCGGGTGGGGTGCTGCACCACGGCCAGGGGAAGTGGTACCCGGGCGAGCCGCTGCCGCGCTGGCAGATCGCGATCACCTGGCGCCTCGATGAAGTGCCGCTGTGGCGCGATGAGGCGCTTCTGGACGACCCCTGGGGCGAGGGGGTTATTGAAGCGAAGCGGGGTGATTCGATCGCCCGCCGCTTCGCCCTGCTCTGCGCTCGCGGGGTCGGCATCGGTGACGAGTTCGTGCTGCCGGCTTTCGAGGATCGCCTGCAGCAACTGGCCGACGAGGCGAGACTTCCGGCCGAGGACGCGCCCGAGTTCGACCTCGATCCGGAGGTGAGCCTGGCCCGGGAGGCCCGCCGGGAGGTCGTGGCCGAACTCGACCGCGAGGTGACCACGCCGACCGCCTACATCCTGCCGCTGCACCGCAATGAGACCGGCGACGCCTGGGCCACTGCGAACTGGCAGACCCGCCGTGGCCGCCTCGTCCTCATCCCGGGCACGTCGGCGGCCGGTCTGCGGCTGCCGCTGAACTCGATCACCTGGGAACCGCCGCCGGCGCGAGCGCTGGACGGGCCACCGCCGACCGACGACCTTCCGGCGCCCGAGGCGGACCTGCCACCGGCGTTCGTCACGCCGGTCGCCGACGCCCCGACGACCGCGCTGGCCGTAGAGGTCCGGGACGGCCACCTCTTCGTCTTCCTGCCGCCGCTGGACGACTTCGACGGCGCCGTCGAACTGCTGCGCGTCCTGGAGGACGCGGCCGCGGTCACCGGCGTGCCGATCGTCATCGAGGGGTACGCCCTGCCCGGAGATCCCCGCACCCGCTCGCTGACCGTCACCCCGGACCCGGGCGTCATCGAGGTGAACGTGCAGCCGGCGGCCTCGTGGGCGGAACTGGTCGAGATCAACCGGTCGCTGCACGCCGCGGCCCACGAGATCGGTCTCGGCACCGAGAAGTTCGCCCTGGATGGGACACACACCGGTACCGGAGGCGGCAGCCACATCACCCTCGGCGGCCCGAGGCCAGCCGACAGCCCGATCCTGCGGCGACCGGATCTCCTCATCAGCATGCTGACGTTCTGGCAGCACCACCCGTCACTCTCCTACCTCTTCTCGGGTCGCTTCATCGGCCCGACGAGCCAGGCGCCGCGGGTCGACGAGGCGCGCCACGACTACCTCTACGAGCTGGAGATCGCCTTCGCCGAGTTGGAGCGGCTGGGGAAGGATGCCCGTCCGTGGAGCGTCGATCGCGCGCTGCGGCACCTGCTCACCGACCTGACCGGTAACACTCACCGGGCCGAGTTCTGCATCGACAAGCTCTTCAGCCCCGACTCCTCGCGGGGGCGCCTCGGGCTTCTGGAACTGCGTGGCTTCGAGATGCCGCCCCACGAGCAGATGTCGCTGGTGCAGGCCCTGCTCGTCCGCGCCCTCGTCTCTCGCTTCTGGCGTGAGCCCTACCGCGGTGACCTGGTCCGCTGGGGCGCCCAGCTGCACGACCGGTTCCTGCTCCCCGCCTTCGTGGCGGCTGACATCGCCGAAGTCGTAGCCGATCTGAACGCTCATGGCATCGAGTTCGATCTGAACTGGATGACCCCCTTCATCGAGTTCCGCTTCCCGCAGCTCGGCGCGGCTCAGCTCGGCCCCGTCCATCTGGAACTGCGTGCGGCCATCGAGCCGTGGCACGTGCTGGGCGAGGAGGCCACCGGCAGCGGCACGGCCCGGTATGTCGACTCCTCGATCGAACGGGTGCAGGTCGAGGTCACCGGCGCCACGCCCGGCCGGTTCGAAGTGACCTGCAACGGCGCGGCGCTGCCGCTGGCCCCGCTGGCGCCCACCTCGGCGTCGGGCGGGACGGGGGCCCTGGTCGCCGGGGTTCGCTTCAAGGCCTGGGCTCCGCCGTCCGGGCTGCACCCGACCATCGGCGTCCACTCCCCGCTGATCTTCGAGGTCATCGACCTCTGGACCGGTGACGTCGTCGGCAGCTGCACCTTCCACGTCGTACACCCCGGCGGCCGCTCCTACGATCGCTTCCCGGTCAATGCGAATGAGGCCGAGGCGCGCCGCTCGTCGCGATTCGTACTCGGTGGCAGTGTCGGCAGCGAGCGCGACGCCATCGCGGCCCGCGCGGCGAAGATTCATCCCGGTGAGATGCTGTACACCATGGATCTGCGCCGGGCCCTGGGAACAGGGTGA